A single region of the Chryseobacterium sp. 6424 genome encodes:
- the lysS gene encoding lysine--tRNA ligase, which translates to MQLSEQELIRREKLATLTKMGIDAFPAEEYKISHTTKTIREAFSEGKKVQIAGRLMSRRIQGKASFAELQDSEGRIQVYFNRDEICTGEDKTLYNEVYKHLLDIGDIIGIEGELFTTLVGEMTVKVENFKILTKSLRPLPQPRTDENGVVYDAFNDPELRYRQRYVDLTVNPQVKEVFVKRTRLFNAMRTFFNDAGYFEVETPILQSIPGGAAAKPFITHHNALDIPLYLRIANELYLKRLIVGGFDGVYEFSKNFRNEGMDRTHNPEFTAMEIYVAYKDYNWMMDFTEKLLEFCAIQVNGTAESTFGEHTISWKAPYPRISMTEAIQKFTGFDITGKSEKELYDFAKSIGIDVDETMGKGKLIDEIFGEKCEGNFIQPTFITDYPIEMSPLTKKHRRKEGLTERFELMVCGKEIANAYSELNDPIDQRERFEAQMALSERGDDEAMFIDHDFLRALEYGMPPTSGLGIGMDRLIMFLTNNPSIQEVLFFPQMKPEKAVPQIELGEDEKAIIEILRSQPDPLELSEVKNRSQLSGKKWDKATKNLTKFDLVKVEKTEDKILMKLV; encoded by the coding sequence ATGCAGTTATCAGAACAGGAATTAATCAGGAGAGAAAAACTCGCCACCCTTACCAAAATGGGGATTGACGCGTTTCCTGCTGAAGAGTATAAAATATCGCACACCACCAAAACCATCCGCGAAGCATTTTCGGAAGGTAAAAAAGTGCAGATTGCCGGCCGCCTGATGAGCCGCCGCATCCAGGGAAAAGCCAGTTTTGCAGAGCTTCAGGATTCTGAAGGCAGAATTCAGGTATATTTCAACCGTGATGAAATCTGTACCGGTGAAGATAAAACCCTGTATAACGAAGTGTATAAACACCTTTTGGATATTGGGGACATCATCGGTATCGAAGGCGAACTTTTCACCACCCTGGTTGGTGAAATGACTGTAAAAGTTGAGAATTTCAAGATTCTGACGAAATCTTTGCGCCCACTTCCCCAACCCAGGACGGATGAAAACGGCGTGGTGTACGACGCTTTCAATGATCCCGAACTCCGCTATCGTCAACGTTATGTGGACCTTACGGTAAACCCGCAGGTAAAGGAGGTTTTTGTTAAAAGAACAAGACTTTTCAACGCCATGCGTACCTTTTTCAATGACGCTGGATATTTCGAGGTAGAAACGCCCATCCTCCAATCCATCCCCGGTGGCGCAGCAGCAAAACCTTTCATTACACATCATAACGCCCTCGATATTCCTTTATATCTGAGAATCGCAAATGAACTTTACCTGAAAAGACTCATCGTTGGTGGTTTCGATGGGGTATATGAATTCTCTAAGAACTTCCGTAATGAAGGGATGGACAGAACCCACAATCCGGAATTCACCGCTATGGAAATCTATGTAGCCTACAAAGACTACAACTGGATGATGGATTTCACTGAAAAACTCCTTGAATTCTGCGCCATTCAGGTAAATGGCACCGCCGAATCCACCTTTGGCGAGCACACCATCAGTTGGAAAGCGCCTTATCCAAGAATTTCGATGACTGAAGCCATCCAGAAGTTTACCGGTTTCGACATTACCGGAAAATCTGAAAAAGAACTTTATGATTTTGCTAAATCCATTGGTATCGACGTTGATGAAACCATGGGCAAAGGAAAACTCATTGATGAGATTTTTGGGGAGAAATGTGAAGGAAATTTCATTCAGCCGACCTTTATCACCGATTACCCGATTGAAATGTCGCCTCTAACTAAAAAACACCGCAGAAAAGAGGGCCTTACCGAACGTTTCGAACTGATGGTTTGTGGAAAGGAAATCGCCAACGCCTATTCTGAGCTTAATGACCCGATCGACCAGCGCGAACGTTTTGAAGCGCAAATGGCCCTAAGTGAAAGAGGTGATGATGAGGCCATGTTCATTGACCATGATTTCCTGCGGGCCCTAGAATATGGGATGCCGCCAACATCAGGCTTGGGCATCGGCATGGACCGGCTAATCATGTTCCTTACCAACAACCCATCCATCCAGGAAGTGCTATTTTTCCCTCAGATGAAGCCTGAGAAAGCTGTTCCGCAAATTGAACTCGGTGAGGATGAAAAAGCGATCATCGAAATCCTGAGATCCCAACCCGATCCCCTGGAACTGTCGGAAGTGAAAAACAGAAGCCAACTCTCTGGCAAGAAATGGGATAAAGCCACCAAGAATCTCACTAAATTCGATCTGGTTAAAGTAGAAAAAACCGAAGACAAGATCCTGATGAAGCTTGTTTAA
- a CDS encoding anthranilate synthase component I family protein, whose product MKFKQHITLRTVVKTTLSDLFTPIGIYLRLRDQFRDTILLESAGNQSADNNFSFIAVNAVAGIEIRNQEEAEIKFPLSAAEKISISDIKVTDLLHAFCQSFVCETQTNALANVAQGLYGYTSYDAVPFFENIRFKGNQEAHAIPLLRYRLYQYVIAINHHNDEMYLIENKIDGLKSEISVIENLIQQKNAPVFPFVKVGAETSNLTDEAYKNSVELARKHCFRGDVFQLVLSRRFEQRFTGDEFNVYRALRNINPSPYLFYFDYGDYKLIGSSPESQLVIKDGKAVIHPIAGTFKRSGDLKQDLQLAEELKNDPKENAEHTMLVDLARNDLSILGKNTQVTKLKEIQFFSHVIHMVSEVSAEVPEGQNPFEMMSTTFPQGTLSGAPKYRAMQLIDAYERTSRNFYGGSIGFVGFNGDCNQAIMIRTFLSKNNTLFYQAGAGIVAKSSAENELQEVNNKLGALKKAIIKAEKL is encoded by the coding sequence ATGAAATTTAAGCAGCATATTACACTTAGAACGGTGGTGAAAACCACTTTGAGTGACCTTTTTACACCGATAGGCATTTACTTGCGTCTTCGCGACCAGTTCCGCGACACCATTCTTCTGGAAAGCGCTGGCAACCAAAGTGCTGATAATAATTTTTCATTCATCGCAGTTAATGCAGTGGCTGGGATAGAAATAAGAAATCAGGAGGAGGCTGAAATCAAATTTCCGCTCTCTGCCGCTGAAAAAATCAGTATTTCGGATATAAAAGTCACAGATTTGCTTCATGCTTTTTGCCAGAGTTTTGTATGCGAAACGCAAACAAACGCGCTCGCAAATGTTGCACAGGGACTGTATGGATATACTTCCTATGATGCGGTTCCGTTCTTTGAAAATATTAGGTTTAAGGGAAATCAGGAGGCGCATGCGATTCCGCTGTTGCGTTACAGGCTTTATCAGTATGTTATCGCCATCAATCATCATAACGATGAGATGTATTTGATTGAAAATAAAATTGATGGTCTGAAGTCTGAAATTTCGGTGATAGAAAACCTCATTCAGCAGAAAAACGCGCCCGTTTTCCCATTTGTAAAAGTAGGCGCAGAAACATCAAACCTGACGGACGAAGCGTATAAAAATTCGGTGGAGTTGGCCAGAAAGCACTGTTTCCGTGGTGATGTTTTTCAGTTGGTGCTCAGCAGAAGATTCGAGCAGCGTTTCACGGGGGATGAATTTAATGTGTATCGTGCCCTGCGAAACATCAATCCTTCACCCTATCTTTTTTACTTTGATTACGGGGATTACAAACTCATCGGCTCGAGTCCGGAAAGCCAACTGGTCATTAAAGATGGCAAGGCGGTGATACATCCGATAGCCGGAACTTTCAAGCGCAGCGGAGATTTAAAGCAGGATTTACAGTTAGCCGAAGAGCTAAAGAATGATCCCAAGGAAAATGCCGAACACACCATGCTGGTAGATCTTGCCAGAAATGATTTAAGCATTCTTGGTAAAAATACACAGGTAACAAAACTGAAAGAGATACAGTTTTTCTCGCACGTCATCCACATGGTCTCTGAAGTTTCCGCGGAAGTGCCCGAAGGTCAGAATCCTTTTGAAATGATGTCAACCACTTTCCCACAAGGCACCCTGAGTGGGGCACCGAAGTACCGTGCGATGCAGTTAATTGATGCGTATGAAAGAACCTCGCGCAATTTCTATGGGGGTTCGATAGGTTTTGTAGGTTTTAACGGGGATTGTAACCAGGCGATTATGATCCGTACTTTCCTTAGTAAAAATAATACGCTTTTCTACCAGGCGGGCGCTGGCATCGTGGCAAAATCTTCCGCTGAAAACGAACTCCAGGAAGTGAACAATAAACTTGGTGCTTTGAAGAAGGCTATTATTAAAGCAGAAAAACTTTAA
- a CDS encoding anthranilate synthase component II, whose protein sequence is MKILVLDNYDSFTYNLVQMIEQITAEKVAVFRNDEISLADIAAYDKIILSPGPGIPSEAGLLLEVIKAYAPQKSLLGVCLGQQAIAEAFGGSLINLSEIYHGVATSAKKITEHHILDGLPETIEVGRYHSWAVNTEGFPEELVVTSVDENGIIMSLKHKTYDVHAVQYHPESILTPYGRAILRNFLNN, encoded by the coding sequence ATGAAGATACTGGTACTCGATAATTACGACAGCTTCACCTACAATCTGGTGCAGATGATAGAGCAGATTACGGCAGAAAAAGTAGCGGTGTTCCGTAATGATGAGATTTCGCTGGCCGATATCGCTGCCTATGACAAGATCATCCTTTCCCCCGGACCGGGCATCCCTTCGGAAGCGGGCTTACTGTTGGAAGTCATTAAAGCGTATGCGCCCCAAAAGTCACTTTTAGGTGTTTGCCTTGGTCAGCAGGCGATCGCAGAAGCATTTGGCGGCAGTTTGATTAATCTTTCAGAGATTTATCATGGCGTAGCCACCTCCGCAAAAAAAATAACTGAACATCATATTCTAGATGGTCTTCCTGAAACTATAGAAGTAGGCAGGTACCATTCCTGGGCGGTTAACACCGAAGGTTTTCCTGAAGAGCTGGTGGTAACCAGTGTGGATGAAAACGGCATCATCATGAGTTTGAAACACAAAACCTACGATGTACACGCAGTTCAATATCACCCCGAAAGCATCTTGACGCCTTATGGAAGAGCGATTCTAAGGAATTTTTTAAATAATTAA
- the trpD gene encoding anthranilate phosphoribosyltransferase — MKQILQYLFNHHTLSKAEAKAILTEIAQNKFNDNEVTAFVTVFLMRSITLAELEGFREALLNLAVTVDLGTHDLVDIVGTGGDGKNTFNISTLSAFIVSGAGQTVGKHGNYGVSAISGSSNVLEELGYQFKADAAGLQRDLERGNICFLHAPLFHPALRSVAPLRKGLGLRTFFNVLGPLVNPAKPNFSMIGVYNLEIARIYQYLLQKKDPDFLLVHGLDGYDEISLTGDTKIFSKSGEHIYSAQQLGFQSIQAEELSGGNSKKEAAEVFMKILLGEGTAAQRAVVLANAAMALKTTGKFGSYEECLAMAKESLDSGNALKSLKNIIK, encoded by the coding sequence ATGAAGCAGATCTTACAATATCTTTTTAATCATCATACCCTCTCGAAGGCCGAAGCCAAAGCGATTCTTACTGAAATTGCCCAGAACAAGTTTAATGATAATGAGGTAACCGCCTTTGTAACCGTATTCCTCATGCGCAGCATTACTTTAGCGGAACTCGAAGGGTTTCGTGAAGCTTTGCTGAATCTTGCGGTCACTGTAGATTTGGGCACCCACGATCTGGTAGATATTGTAGGCACAGGTGGCGACGGTAAAAATACATTTAATATTTCTACGCTGTCCGCATTCATTGTCTCTGGCGCTGGGCAAACAGTAGGCAAGCATGGGAATTACGGGGTTTCCGCCATTTCGGGCTCATCCAATGTGCTCGAGGAACTCGGCTATCAGTTTAAAGCTGATGCGGCAGGCCTGCAGCGAGATCTCGAACGTGGGAATATCTGTTTTCTGCATGCGCCACTATTTCATCCGGCTTTACGTTCGGTGGCGCCCCTGCGGAAAGGATTGGGTTTACGAACGTTTTTCAATGTCTTAGGCCCATTGGTGAATCCCGCAAAACCCAATTTCTCGATGATTGGTGTATATAACCTCGAAATCGCACGGATCTACCAATATCTTTTACAGAAAAAAGACCCGGATTTTTTGCTTGTACATGGGCTTGATGGGTATGATGAAATTTCCCTTACTGGCGATACCAAAATCTTCAGCAAATCCGGGGAACATATTTACTCTGCCCAGCAACTTGGCTTTCAGAGTATTCAAGCGGAAGAACTTTCCGGTGGAAATTCAAAGAAAGAAGCCGCGGAAGTTTTTATGAAAATTCTATTGGGAGAAGGCACGGCCGCACAACGGGCTGTGGTGCTTGCCAACGCTGCAATGGCGCTGAAGACCACCGGAAAATTTGGATCCTATGAGGAATGTTTAGCTATGGCGAAAGAAAGCCTTGATAGTGGTAACGCCCTTAAAAGCCTGAAAAACATCATTAAATAA
- the trpC gene encoding indole-3-glycerol phosphate synthase TrpC has translation MSILDTIITHKHQEVATAKKLLPINELKELANYSRKTFSLKDRLALSPGIIAEYKKKSPSKGIINGTASVQETVTDYEKYGASAVSVLTDHEFFGGQIADLKMARQTVQIPILRKDFMIDEYQFHEAKAHGADVILLIAACLSPAQVDEFTALSHELGLEVLLEIHIEEELKHYHDKVDFVGINNRNLKDFVVDLQHSVNLKNLLPSGAIAIAESGIYSIDDYLFLEQHGFQGFLMGEYFMKNADPGLVFQQFIQNVSHEN, from the coding sequence ATGAGTATTTTAGATACAATCATCACACATAAGCACCAAGAGGTCGCCACAGCTAAAAAGCTATTGCCTATCAACGAACTGAAAGAACTTGCTAATTATTCACGGAAAACTTTTTCACTCAAGGACCGTTTAGCGCTATCGCCCGGCATTATTGCGGAATACAAAAAAAAATCACCCAGTAAAGGCATCATTAACGGTACAGCCAGCGTGCAGGAAACAGTGACCGATTACGAAAAATATGGTGCGTCTGCGGTTTCGGTGCTGACGGATCACGAGTTCTTCGGAGGGCAAATTGCCGATCTTAAAATGGCGCGGCAAACGGTACAGATCCCTATCTTACGCAAAGATTTTATGATAGACGAGTACCAGTTTCATGAAGCCAAAGCGCACGGCGCCGATGTAATTCTGTTAATTGCTGCATGCCTGTCACCAGCGCAGGTAGATGAGTTTACAGCACTTTCGCACGAACTGGGTCTGGAAGTGTTACTCGAAATCCATATCGAAGAAGAACTGAAACATTACCATGATAAAGTAGATTTTGTCGGAATCAATAACCGAAACCTCAAAGATTTCGTTGTAGATCTGCAGCATTCGGTAAATCTTAAAAACCTTTTGCCATCCGGCGCTATAGCCATTGCAGAAAGCGGCATCTATAGCATCGATGATTATTTATTCTTAGAACAGCACGGGTTTCAGGGATTTCTAATGGGCGAATATTTCATGAAAAATGCAGATCCTGGCCTCGTTTTCCAGCAGTTTATTCAAAACGTCTCTCATGAAAATTAA
- a CDS encoding phosphoribosylanthranilate isomerase, producing MKIKVCGVTNCNDIHALTAMNIDFMGFIFYEKSPRYALQHLSLNSIKAITTTKKVGVFVNEKTENIVQIVQEASLDMIQLHGDENDVQIQQLSKTFEGKIDLIKAVRIGKQTTAVLQHQINSLPEGISAILFDTDSENYGGTGKAFSWQILDQLEITKPYFLSGGISLENHKYYKCLVNQPFALDVNSKFELSPGKKNLSALEILIENLNK from the coding sequence ATGAAAATTAAAGTTTGCGGAGTCACCAATTGCAACGATATCCATGCGCTAACAGCGATGAATATTGATTTTATGGGTTTTATCTTTTACGAGAAATCTCCCAGATATGCGCTTCAACACTTGAGTCTGAATAGCATCAAAGCAATCACTACAACGAAAAAAGTAGGCGTTTTTGTCAATGAAAAAACCGAAAATATTGTGCAGATCGTACAAGAAGCCTCATTGGATATGATACAACTTCATGGGGATGAAAATGATGTCCAAATACAGCAACTCAGCAAGACTTTTGAAGGCAAAATAGACCTCATCAAAGCAGTGAGGATCGGCAAACAAACCACCGCCGTGCTACAGCACCAGATCAATAGTTTACCCGAAGGCATCAGTGCTATATTGTTTGATACGGATTCGGAAAATTACGGCGGAACCGGCAAGGCCTTCAGTTGGCAGATTTTAGATCAACTCGAAATAACCAAACCCTATTTTCTAAGCGGTGGCATTTCCCTTGAAAATCATAAGTATTACAAATGTCTTGTAAATCAGCCTTTTGCTTTGGATGTCAACTCGAAATTTGAACTCTCTCCAGGAAAAAAAAATCTTTCTGCCCTTGAAATTTTAATCGAAAACTTAAATAAATAA
- the trpB gene encoding tryptophan synthase subunit beta, with amino-acid sequence MKKYKNPDENGYYGEFGGAFVPEMLYPNVEQLANEYLGIIESEDFQAEFQDLLMNYVGRATPLYHAKNLSEIYQTQIYLKREDLNHTGAHKINNALGQALLSKRLGKNRIIAETGAGQHGVATATACALLGLECVVYMGEVDIARQAPNVARMKMLGATVIPATSGSRTLKDAVNEALRDWINNPQTTHYIIGSVVGPHPFPDLVARFQSVISKEIKTQLKEKTGRENPDYVLACVGGGSNAAGAFYHFVEEPRVKLIAAEAGGFGVDSGKSAATTFLGTLGVLHGSKSLVMQTDDGQVIEPHSISAGLDYPGIGPFHAHLFQEQRAEFLSINDDEALEAAFELTRTEGIIPALESSHALAILRKKKFSVEEVVVICLSGRGDKDMETYLKHL; translated from the coding sequence ATGAAAAAATATAAAAACCCCGATGAAAACGGCTATTATGGTGAGTTTGGTGGCGCCTTCGTGCCCGAAATGCTGTACCCGAACGTCGAACAATTAGCAAATGAATATCTGGGCATCATTGAATCTGAAGATTTTCAGGCAGAATTCCAGGACTTGCTGATGAATTATGTGGGCCGTGCCACACCTTTATATCATGCGAAAAACCTTAGCGAAATCTATCAGACACAGATTTACCTTAAACGCGAAGACCTCAACCATACCGGAGCGCACAAGATCAACAACGCGCTGGGGCAGGCCCTACTGTCAAAACGCCTGGGTAAAAACCGCATTATCGCAGAAACGGGCGCCGGCCAACATGGCGTTGCTACGGCCACCGCGTGTGCACTGCTTGGGTTGGAGTGTGTGGTGTATATGGGCGAAGTAGATATTGCACGCCAAGCCCCCAATGTAGCACGAATGAAGATGTTGGGTGCTACTGTAATCCCTGCGACTTCTGGTTCGCGTACCCTGAAAGATGCGGTAAACGAAGCGCTGCGCGATTGGATCAATAATCCACAAACTACGCATTACATCATTGGCAGTGTGGTGGGGCCACATCCTTTCCCGGATTTGGTAGCGCGGTTCCAAAGCGTCATTTCCAAAGAAATTAAAACACAGCTAAAAGAAAAAACCGGCCGTGAGAATCCAGATTATGTATTGGCGTGTGTGGGTGGCGGAAGCAACGCGGCGGGTGCGTTTTACCACTTTGTGGAAGAACCTCGGGTGAAACTCATCGCAGCGGAAGCTGGGGGATTCGGTGTGGATTCCGGTAAGTCGGCGGCAACAACTTTTTTGGGCACTCTGGGCGTACTGCATGGCAGCAAAAGCCTGGTGATGCAGACAGATGACGGGCAGGTGATTGAGCCACATTCAATCTCGGCAGGTCTTGATTATCCGGGCATTGGGCCTTTCCATGCACATCTTTTTCAGGAACAACGGGCTGAGTTTTTAAGCATCAATGATGATGAAGCACTCGAAGCAGCGTTTGAACTGACACGTACTGAAGGAATAATTCCCGCGCTCGAAAGTTCCCATGCGCTGGCTATCCTCAGAAAGAAGAAATTTTCTGTGGAAGAGGTGGTAGTAATTTGCCTTAGCGGACGAGGTGACAAAGACATGGAGACTTACCTTAAACATCTTTAG
- the trpA gene encoding tryptophan synthase subunit alpha yields MNAIKKSLNIYFTAGIPALDDTSKVLKIIQNAGANYVEIGMPYSDPVADGPVIQHAHDRALQNGMTIQLLLNQLKTIKDEIRIPVILMGYINPVLRFGFEDFCRECAAAGVSGIIIPDLPPIEFERNYGKILRSYGLDFIFLITPETSDERIYYLDSLSSGFLYAVSSSSTTGNDAKPVDNEAYLHRLGQLRLKNPVMVGFGIKDKTDFEKVTAHTDGGIIGSAFVKILMNSEDWEQEGYSFIQSIIN; encoded by the coding sequence ATGAATGCTATAAAAAAATCTCTAAATATTTATTTTACCGCAGGAATCCCTGCGCTGGATGATACATCCAAAGTCTTGAAGATCATACAAAATGCCGGGGCGAATTATGTAGAAATTGGGATGCCATACTCCGATCCGGTAGCAGATGGCCCGGTGATACAGCATGCGCACGATCGGGCGCTGCAAAATGGCATGACGATACAACTCCTGTTAAATCAACTTAAAACCATAAAAGACGAGATACGGATACCGGTTATTCTGATGGGTTATATAAACCCTGTATTAAGGTTTGGCTTCGAGGATTTCTGTCGAGAGTGTGCTGCCGCAGGCGTTTCCGGTATCATCATTCCTGATCTTCCACCGATTGAATTTGAGAGGAATTATGGTAAGATACTCCGCAGTTATGGGCTAGATTTTATCTTTCTTATCACACCCGAGACCTCTGATGAACGGATCTATTATCTGGATTCTTTGAGTTCAGGCTTTCTATACGCTGTCTCCAGCTCTTCCACCACAGGAAATGATGCAAAACCGGTAGATAATGAAGCTTATCTGCACCGGCTTGGCCAGTTAAGATTAAAAAATCCGGTGATGGTAGGTTTTGGTATTAAGGATAAAACAGATTTCGAGAAGGTGACGGCACATACAGACGGCGGAATCATTGGTTCTGCCTTCGTAAAGATTTTGATGAACAGCGAAGATTGGGAGCAGGAAGGATATAGTTTTATTCAAAGCATAATAAATTAA
- the lipB gene encoding lipoyl(octanoyl) transferase LipB, with protein sequence MTKVQNRTLQFQDLGLMEYERAFEYQDQLMQHIISIKLENRARPDEEHQETPNYFLFVEHPHVYTLGKSGHEENMLANSAKLQEINATFVKTNRGGDITYHGFGQLIGYPVLDLDNFKSDIYLYMRNLEEVIIRVIAEYGLKGERSEGQTGVWLDVGMPYTRKICAMGVKTSKWVTMHGFGLNVNTDLRYFEYIIPCGIKDKSVTSLQRELGRTFSEEDLTVLKDKIKKHFMEVFEAVIVQKSLAPL encoded by the coding sequence ATGACAAAAGTACAGAACAGGACTTTGCAGTTTCAGGATTTGGGACTTATGGAATATGAACGGGCGTTCGAGTATCAGGATCAGCTGATGCAACACATTATTTCCATTAAACTTGAAAACCGTGCCCGCCCCGATGAAGAACACCAGGAAACACCCAATTACTTTCTTTTTGTGGAGCATCCGCATGTTTATACGCTCGGCAAATCTGGCCATGAAGAAAATATGTTGGCAAATTCGGCCAAACTACAGGAAATTAATGCCACTTTCGTGAAAACCAACCGTGGTGGAGATATCACTTACCACGGCTTTGGCCAGTTGATTGGCTATCCGGTGCTGGATCTGGATAATTTCAAATCAGATATTTACCTGTACATGCGAAATCTGGAAGAAGTCATCATCCGTGTCATCGCCGAATACGGCTTGAAAGGCGAACGCAGCGAAGGCCAAACAGGAGTGTGGCTGGATGTGGGGATGCCCTATACCAGAAAAATATGCGCGATGGGCGTTAAAACCTCGAAATGGGTAACCATGCACGGCTTCGGACTCAATGTAAATACCGATTTGCGTTATTTTGAATATATCATTCCGTGTGGGATTAAGGATAAATCTGTCACTTCTCTACAACGCGAATTAGGCCGTACGTTCAGCGAAGAAGATCTTACCGTGCTGAAGGATAAAATAAAAAAACACTTCATGGAAGTGTTTGAGGCCGTGATTGTTCAGAAAAGTTTGGCGCCTTTATAG
- a CDS encoding putative quinol monooxygenase, with protein sequence MKKLYIVALFHFRETHLMEAAELLNKLVTETRKEAGCLQYDLIEDQDNKGVFFLIELWENDESHYRHTATEHLADFRKNAAPLLESETEVYKGAKLF encoded by the coding sequence ATGAAAAAACTGTATATCGTTGCGCTCTTTCATTTTCGGGAAACTCACCTGATGGAAGCCGCTGAACTGCTGAACAAACTCGTCACCGAAACCCGAAAAGAAGCTGGTTGCCTGCAATACGACCTTATTGAAGACCAAGACAACAAAGGTGTATTTTTCCTTATCGAACTTTGGGAAAATGACGAGTCACACTACCGCCATACCGCTACCGAACATCTGGCTGATTTCCGGAAGAATGCCGCGCCGCTACTGGAAAGTGAAACCGAAGTCTATAAAGGCGCCAAACTTTTCTGA
- a CDS encoding dihydrolipoamide acetyltransferase family protein, which translates to MAEYKLLLPSMGEGVMEATVINWLVNEGDIVKEDDSVVEIATDKVDSDVPTPVSGKIIQILKQKDEVAKIGEAIAILEVDGDNSAPVESQSQEPKSADEVQTDLPQLTEAEIKELDKTQQRFDVATLSGDIYLSPLVKSIVQQENISETELTSIKGSGLEGRITKEDILAFVANRGQAMTPTETTSAAPVQPQTAPAPVAAPVQVSQGDEIIQMDRVRKIIADAMVNSKRISPHVTSFIESDVTNVVRWRAKHKAIFEKREGEKLTFMPIFVRAVVKAIQDFPLINVSVDGDKIIKKKNINIGMATALPDGNLIVPVIKNADQLSLSGLAKAINDLAYRARNKKLRPEDTQGATYTISNVGSFGNLMGTPIIPQPQVAILAIGAIVKKPAVLETKDGDVIAVRQMMFMSHSYDHRVVDGSLGGMFLKHVHDYLQNWDLDTEI; encoded by the coding sequence ATGGCAGAATATAAATTACTACTTCCGTCAATGGGAGAGGGAGTGATGGAAGCTACGGTTATCAACTGGCTGGTAAACGAAGGAGATATCGTAAAGGAAGATGATTCCGTAGTAGAAATTGCAACCGACAAGGTAGACTCTGATGTTCCGACACCGGTTTCGGGTAAAATCATACAAATCCTGAAACAGAAAGATGAGGTAGCAAAGATTGGTGAAGCCATAGCCATCCTGGAAGTGGATGGGGACAACAGCGCACCGGTTGAAAGCCAGTCTCAGGAGCCAAAGTCTGCCGATGAAGTACAAACCGACCTACCGCAACTTACAGAAGCAGAAATTAAGGAGCTCGACAAAACCCAGCAGAGATTTGATGTAGCCACACTTTCCGGCGATATCTACCTTTCACCTTTGGTAAAAAGCATCGTGCAGCAGGAAAATATTTCGGAAACCGAACTTACATCAATTAAAGGAAGCGGCCTTGAAGGTCGCATCACCAAAGAAGATATTCTGGCATTCGTCGCCAACCGCGGCCAAGCCATGACGCCGACTGAAACTACATCTGCAGCCCCGGTACAGCCACAAACAGCTCCGGCACCAGTTGCAGCGCCAGTACAGGTTTCGCAGGGAGATGAAATCATCCAGATGGATCGTGTACGCAAGATTATTGCAGATGCCATGGTAAACTCCAAGCGTATTTCGCCACACGTAACCTCATTCATCGAATCTGATGTAACGAATGTGGTAAGGTGGCGCGCTAAGCATAAAGCCATTTTCGAGAAAAGAGAAGGCGAGAAACTTACCTTCATGCCCATATTTGTGCGTGCGGTGGTAAAAGCCATCCAGGATTTCCCATTGATAAATGTATCAGTAGATGGTGATAAGATCATTAAAAAGAAAAATATCAATATCGGGATGGCCACTGCGCTGCCGGATGGTAATTTAATTGTTCCGGTAATTAAGAATGCCGATCAACTTTCGCTTTCCGGTTTGGCAAAGGCCATCAACGACCTTGCATATCGTGCAAGAAACAAAAAACTGAGACCTGAAGACACTCAGGGTGCCACTTATACCATTTCCAATGTTGGGAGTTTCGGTAATTTAATGGGGACACCCATTATTCCACAGCCACAGGTGGCCATCCTTGCCATTGGCGCAATCGTGAAGAAGCCTGCGGTACTGGAGACTAAGGACGGTGATGTCATTGCTGTACGCCAGATGATGTTTATGTCGCATTCTTACGATCACCGGGTAGTAGATGGTTCGTTGGGAGGCATGTTTCTGAAGCATGTGCACGATTACCTGCAAAACTGGGATCTTGATACCGAGATCTGA